The DNA region TCACATGCCGAGAAGACGATTGAGTCACTTGAGGAACATGGATGCAGAGCTGTAACATATGACGGGTTCTACCAGAAGAAGTTCGGTGGTCCCGGTCAAGACTGTGCTTTCTTCCCACTCCACAGAGAGAACTAATCGCATAAGCCAAGCGCTCTGAGAAAGGAGTGCTTGGTCACTCTTTCTCTTTTCTTGAACCCCTCTCAGGATAATCTGCAATCTTCTCTTCGAGATTCATAGTTTCCGAAATCGCGGATGTGACTATAGGATTCCTTGTCTGCTCGTGATTCATCCCATAGTATAGAGCAGTGCGAAATCTGGGTTGAGCAAGTGAATTGGAATGTTGTTGGACTAGAACATCAATCGGTACAACCCGCGAATGAAAAAGCGCATTAGCTGAAAAATCAAAGGAATTTTCGTTGTAAATGATAATCCTTGGTAGACACCCATTTTCGATTGCCCTTTGTAGGGAATTCTTCCTCCCAATGAAGACGACTATTCTTGTAGGTATCTACCCTTCCATGCTGGTAGTGGGGACCCTGGTGCTTGTAGGAATATCAGTGGCGTTGACGTTCTCAAAGAAAAGCTGCACTCCGGATTACTTGCTATGGGCTATCGTCAGAATTCCATTTTTCATATTTGTATGGATTGTCTTGGATCGCTTATTCATAGCTGTGGCTTTCTACCCTCTTTCATGTATAATGTCCATTTTCGATACCAATCTTCTGTTGGTTCTACTCTCCTTCTTAATGACGATTGCTCTACTTCTCATAACCGAAATCATCAATGATACCGTACTAGCTTCACCAATGAGGAATAGATGAAATCAACTCGAAAATGGAATTGGTCTGTAATTCTCAGTACTACGGCAATGCGAATTCAAGTGAAATATGGTTGAGCATCTGGTGATTCCGAGATAAACGCCCGTTCACAACCCTCTCAAGAAGGTTGGTTTCAAATCAGCTTCATCGTGTCTATCTATTGCCTCATCGAGAGTTTTCAGAACGTCCTTCTTGTCTCTGTTCAGAGTACCTCTCAGGGACAAATAGTTGGAGGCGTGATTTGTACGGAAGATGCACTCGCTCAGGTCAAGATTCTCTACCAGAATTCTCAGCTCTATTAGGATTTCGAAAGGCTTCATGGGCTGGAAATCACCCTTCTCTACCATTCGGTGGATGGGTGTACCTGGGGGCGTCATGAGAGTGAGGGCACCTATGTATTCGGGGTCAATCCGATTGAGTGCCTTAGCGGTTGCCCTGGCATGTCGTTCCGATTTCTCAAGCCCACCAAGTCCTAGGATGATAGTGAGAGAAAGCGGTATACCGGCCGCTCGAATCTTCTTGCAGGCTTCAATATTCTCTTCGTTCGTTACACCCTTTCGCACCCGTGTCAGAAGTCCATCATCTCCGGTCTCCAGTCCCAAGTAGACAATACCTAATCCCAGTTCTTTGAGCCTTTTCAGATCATCAACAGTTTTGTTTTCAACGTCTCCGGCATAGGCGTATGTTCCCACACGTTCAAGGTTTGGAAGCTCTTTATCAAGCACTCTTAGGACATCTGCCATCTCATCGGTGTTCATGGCTAGTACATTGCCATCCGCTAGGAAGACCCTGTTCGTACGCTTTTTGACACGATCGGACAGTCGATTCAGGTCTTGGGATATGCCTGATTCACCACGTACTCGATATCGTTTGTTCTTGTAGGAGACACAAAAGATGCAGGCATTGTGCGAACAGCCAACAGTAGCCTGCAGAATCAGGCTCCTTGCCTCACTTGGAGGACGCCAGATGCTGCCTTCGTATTCTAGCATGGTTTATACCGACTCTTGAGGAATGTTGTCTTTCTTTCTAGGCTTCTTATTATAGGGTTGTTGCAACGGTGACCAATCGGGATGGTTCTGGCAAATCAGCCTT from Candidatus Lokiarchaeota archaeon includes:
- a CDS encoding radical SAM protein — translated: MLEYEGSIWRPPSEARSLILQATVGCSHNACIFCVSYKNKRYRVRGESGISQDLNRLSDRVKKRTNRVFLADGNVLAMNTDEMADVLRVLDKELPNLERVGTYAYAGDVENKTVDDLKRLKELGLGIVYLGLETGDDGLLTRVRKGVTNEENIEACKKIRAAGIPLSLTIILGLGGLEKSERHARATAKALNRIDPEYIGALTLMTPPGTPIHRMVEKGDFQPMKPFEILIELRILVENLDLSECIFRTNHASNYLSLRGTLNRDKKDVLKTLDEAIDRHDEADLKPTFLRGL